The DNA region GGACGTCCTGACAGCGCTATGGCTGGTATCGGCGATATTGCAAAGACTGATGAAGCGATGGCAGAATTGGAGAAAGTAGTTCAGAAATTGCTTTTTCACTAACATGGTTAATTTATCTATAAGTTGCTTTAGAGGGGTATAAAGGAATAATTCAGTAATCTATAACATAAACAGAGTAGATATTATAGCACTATCAACAACTTAAGAATCCAATATAAAGTCATGGAGTAATGCACAAAATCATTTTTTTAAGTTTGTACACAATACTGCTTGGCAAATGTAAAATAATGTAAAAATCGAAATTAGGTATCTATTTTGATACACTCTCTAATTTCGAGGTGCATATTCGTGCTTACACTTTTACTTGCGACTGTTATTACACAAACAATTCTTGAAGATTATGAAACTCTTGACGAAAGCAGATTCAGACCTGAATACTTTACACGCAGCAGAAAAATGCCTTTCTGTAAGTTACTTCGCTTTCTTCTTTCTATGTACAAGACATCAACTCAGGCAGCACTTAATAAATTTCTACGTAAGGATGATATAACCATGAGTCAGCAGGCTTTGAGCAAAGCACGCAATAAATTTTGATCATACTCCATTCTGGAAACTGTTCATTGGAATTCGTGCCTGGTTATCATGGACAGAGGTTACGCAAGTGAAGAACTGATAAAAGTGTTATCCAAGCAATCAACTTCAGGATTTCTGGATCACAATGTATCTTGCTAACATGGTTGCTATTGCAAGAAACGAGGCAAATACAGAAATCAAAGAATCACGTCAGAACAAAGAGAACAAATACGAGTACCAGGCAAATGTAAATACCATCATTGGCTCTTTACGTGAAGAATTTGCAGAAGCTGTCTTCTCTTCTCCGCTCAAAAGAACGTTAAAAATAAATAGGATTATGAACGAAATCAAACGTTCCGTTGTTTCTGTACGTCCTGATGACGGGAAGACGCCAATAAATAATAATTCAAGAAAGGTTAAATATCGTCACAACAAAAGATCCAATCTATAGGGTTCTTAAGTTATTGATAGTGCATTACGTTTCTGAAAATGAAATAATCATAGACGAAAGAAGACTGTTATGGAAGGAAAAATTGATAATAGGATTATACTTAGATTTAATAATGTATCATACACGGTGTCAGATATCGTTAATATTTATGCTGAGTGTGAAGATAGTATAAATGACAGTTTAGGCAATCTGAAAAGTATATATGATTTTTTTAAACTAAAGCCTAAGAATGAATATCATTTATCAATTTATGAAGTGAAAGAAGAGCTTGCTAAAAGTATTGATTATTATTTAAGTGCTATCATGGATAAGGATGCATTTCTAAAAGAAATAAGAAAGGCACTTAGAAAGTTTTTTTATTGGCAACCTATAGATAAATGTATTTATATATTGTTGAATGGATTATGTGCAACTAATAATAATTATGATTCGAAGCCAATTTTTTCTGATGATAAATCCTTGTACGATCAGATTATTCTTCATAAGTTTTATATTTTTTTGATTGATAGTTATGATGTTGATACTATGATTGCTAATGATAGGAAAACAACTCATAAAACTGCTATAGATTATGTTGAAGCTGTTAAACGGATATCAACGTTATATAAAGTAAGTGAAGAATTAGAGTGTGATATTGATAGCATTTTCACTGATATCTATAATAAGATTCAGACTTATAATCCTGAGAATATTTATGTTTGGGTAAATAGAATGTTTTCCTCTTGTTATGGAGAATCGGAAGAAAGAATAGAGCTTTACAGAGAATATAATAATGTGTTTCCAACGTTGTGGCATTTAACATTAAAATTAATTACCTCAAGCGGTAAAAATGAATATATTTTAGATGCTGATACCAAAGACTATTATCAATTAATATTTGACTTGAATCAAGCAATCATTTTATTGGATGCAGATAATGATAACGACATTCGATTATTATTTCCAAATCAAGAAACAGATTATTTGGAAAGACTGATGAGTTATTCCGCTATTTATGATTTACATCAATATGATATTGAAGGTGTTATTTATCTTTTAAAACGTATAATAATGGCGTTTCCTGATGAAATAAAGAAATATTATGGACATTCAGCAGAATGTGTTTATGAGACTATTGTTGAGTTAGTAAAACTTGCTCATCAAAGATTTATTAATAATGGCTTTTGTATTCTTATAAATGATGAAGTCTCAGAAAGACAAAGAATAATAATTGATAAAATGTGCGTAGGTAAGCCACTTAATGTTGAGTATATAACACCAATTCAATGGGATAAAGTGAACGATGATTCAGAATGGATTCTAAAAAAAGAGGATAAATATTATATTTTACCACCGGTATTATCAGCTTTAGGCATATATGATAATATAGGAAAAGCAGTAGGGTGGAAAGATTTTGGACCTCAATTGGAAACAGCTGTAAAAGAACTGTTTTCAGATAAAAAAGGAATTAGTGTATATAGTGGAAAATACGCATTTGAGAATAAGGTTTATGAAGCTGATGTGATAGTAGTTGGTATGGATTTTGCTTTACTAATAGAATGTAAAAGAAAAGGTATTTCACGTAAGGCCAGGGGCGGAGACAGAGAAAAAATAATAAAAGATGTTGCTGAGACATTTTTCTCGAGTCAGAAGCAAGCTTATCACACTTATAGAGCTATTTTGGAAAATAGAAATAAATTAGCACTTTATAAAACTGAATGCAAAGATAGTGCAATTTTAAATAATTCATTAGAAAATGACGATTCAATCAATGTAGTTGATTTTTCGAATATAAAAAATATTATTCGAATTAGTTGTACTGCTTCAAATTTTTGGTGCGCTTCTGAAAATGTTGTTTTAAATAATATTGAAAGATTAATTGATATGAATTCTTTGAATATTGAGGATAATCAGTATATAGAGGAGTATTTAATTGAACGAAATTTAGCACTTGAAAAAGCAAGCGCATTAGGTCAAAATCCTAAAGCAGTCAAAAGAAATAGTTTATTCATTTCTTTTGATAAATTGTATTCAATTGTTAATAAGTGCAATGATATTGATTTATTAAATACTATTTATGAATTAACTTTTATTCAGAGTAAAAAGTTGGATACACCTAATCACTATTCTTTTTTTCAGAAATTTTAAAAGGAAGGTTAAGGCGTTTTAATATCAAAAGCTGAATGTAAGTTGGAAAGGAGATTTAAAATGCTTTTAAAAGAATTGTCGATAAAAGGGTTATAATGTTAAATTTAATAGTGATATTACATTTATTTATGGTATGAATGGGTGTGGTAAAACAACTATTTTAAATATAACAGAGCACTATCAACAACTTAAGAATTCAATATAAAGCCATGGTGTAATGCACAAAATCATTTTTTAAAGTTTGTACACAATACCACTTGGCAAATGTAAAATAATGAAAAAATCGAAATTAGGTATCTATTTTGATACACTCTCTAATTTCGAGGTGCATATTCGTGCTTACACTTTTACTTGCGACTGTTATTACGCAAACAATTCTTGAAGATTATGAAACTCTTGACGAAAGCAGATTCAGACCTGAATACTTTACACGCAGCAGAAAAATGCCTTTCTGTAAGTTACTTCGCTTTCTTCTTTCTATGTACAAGACATCAACTCAGGCAGCACTTAATAAATTTCTACGTAAGGATGATATAACCATGAGCCAGCAGGCTTTGAGCAAAGCACGCAATAAATTTGAACATACTCTATTCTGGAAACTGTTCATTGGAATTCGTGATGCCTTTTATTCAAAGAGTATCTTACTGCTCTTTCAAAAATGTATGACAAATTCATTATTGCCATAGACGTTTCTGATACCGAACTTCCGAACATGCCTTTACTCTGCGAAAAATACGGCGGTACCGGATCAAAATCGTCATCTCCGACTGCTCGTATGAGCATTGCCTACGATGTTATGAACGATTTTATCATGTCCGCTGATTTTACTGAAATGAGTACTGGAGAGCGTGAACTTGCGCTGATTCACATTGATGAAATAAGCAGATATATGGATTTAAAGTCGTGCCTGTTTATCATGGACAGAGGTTACGCAAGTGAAGAACTGATAAAAGTGTTATCCAAGCAATCAACTTCAGGATTTCTGGATCACAATGTATCTTGCTAACATGGTTGCTATTGCAAAAAACGAGGCGAATACAGAAATCAAAGAATCACGTCAGAACAAAGAGAACAAATACGAGTACCAGGCAAATGTAAATACCATCATTGGCTCTTTACGTGAAGAATTTGCAGAAGCTGTCTTCTCTTCTCCGCTAAAAAGAACGTTAAAAATAAATAGGCTTATGAACGAAATCAAACGTTCCGTTGTTCCTGTACGTCCTGATGACGGAAAGACGCCAAGAAATAATAATTCAAGAAAGGTTAAATATCATCACAACCAAAGATCCAATCTATAGGATTCTTAAGTTGTTGATAGTGGATAATTAATAATTAATTATAGGTGAAAAAATGAGCATAAAAGAACACCTGCCTAAAGAATTGCAGAATGATAATATGTTTTTTCAATATCGACCGATTGCAAGAAAAGATAGAACAGAAGATGGTGTTGAATTTTATAAAGATATTAACCGTCTTGTTGAATCAGAATTTTTCTTTGCTCAACCCAATCAGTTGAATGATCCGATGGATGGAAAAATACATTATTATTGGCATGCAGAAAGCTCTATTTGGAAAGGTGTGATTTATCATTATGCATTAACTCTGTATACTCGATTACTTATTTTAAGTTCTGGCGTTACAGATTTAGATTCATTATCGGGTTTTCATGTTGGCGGCTATTGGGATAACAATAGTGAGAAACGGCATGTTAAAATTTTAATAGATGAATTTTTTAATACAGATTATGCTAAGGAAACACTGATTAAAACGGACATCCGGCTTCGCCGGATGTCCGGAAGTGGGATTTGCGGGGCTTCGCCCCAGACCTCCACGCTGATTTATGAATAAATCAGCGTTTCCCTAAGAATATCCTGATAGATTTATCACAACAAAATGAAATTTCAACAGATGTATTGATTAATTTCTTTAATTTATTTATGAATCATAAATTGTTTGGATTGTTATTAGATAATCGTTGTAAAAGAAATTTTAATAAAGAGACTATTGATTTTTTACTTAAACCTGTGCTGAATTACAATTATCAAGGCGGCTTTTTATGCAATTATGAAGCAGAAAAATATGATGATGCTATTTCTTTGATGAATGAAATATATTTATCAAAGAATGATGGAAATGATATACATCCATTGATGTATATCAAAAAATATTTTAGCTATGATTATTTTACAAAATTCCAAAATAGCTCTCTTCATAACTGGGGTGTAGCCAGTTTAACTAAGAATTGTGTTGATGATTTGATGTGGACGCACTATGCTGATTCGCATACTGGTATATGTCTTGCGTTTGAACTGGATTGCAAGGAAGGAAGCATTGTGGATTATAATAATTATTTTGAACCTGAATCGCTTTCATATTTTCATTCAAACGCAACACTGGGGAATTATATCCGATTTGATAAGGTAAAGTATACGGATGAAATTACAAAGAAAAATGTTTTTAGTTTGATGGAATGTTTTACTTATGGTGCTGCAAATGATATTTTTTCTTATTATGGTGGTATAGATAAATATTGTGATAGAGAAAGTAGAATAAAAAATATCAATGAGGTTTTATTTGAAGCAGGTTGTACTAAAAAAAGAAAATGGAATTATGAAGAAGAGTATAGAATGGTGATGTTTGGACTTCATGACCGTTATGGTAAAAAAGCATCTTTAAAATATAGAAAGACTTTATTAAAGGGTATTATATTTGGATGTAAAGTGGATAAATCCATTAAGAAAGAAGTTATTGATAGAATTAACGACTTGTATAAAGATTTGTCGTCTAAACCTATTTTTTATCAAGCAAAATATTTGAATAGTACTGATGAAATGATTATTATTAAAGCGTAATAGGCAGCATAATTCAAGAATCTGAATAATTAGTGGATAAAACCTACGAATCGAATACAGATAATTTCTAGACACTTTTGCTTCCGCCTCTTAAACTGTAGTTTCTTAATATATGTATTTGATTTTAAATTGCAGTGATGAAAGCTTTAAAAATTCTAATAAGCTTGTAGCGATGTGTCGATTACAAAACGAAGGGATTATGGAGAAAGGAATTGATTTACAGATGAAAGTGGTTGTGCTATCAGATTTACATATAGATGAAAACTGTGAGTGGGTAAATATAACTCAAGAAATGTGCAGACGAGTTAAAAATATTATTAAACAAGATGAAGCAATTCGCTTTATTATTTTAGGAGATATAATTAATGGAATTGCGGGTAGAAGTACAGATGCTGTAGAAAAAGTTTATAGAATAGCTGATGAGTTTATAGATTATATTAATGATTTCTTTAGCAATTACAATATTGGATTTTATTTTGTTCCGGGAAATCACGATCTTTACGTTGATAGCTTAGAGCCTTTTAATGACTTTATTGAGCGCCATTCAAAAATCAATTCTAAATCATATAGATACACCTTGAAAGAATCAATATTTTATTTTGAAGAAGAAAATATAAGATTTATTTTAATTGATTCCAATTTTGAGCGAAACTTCGAAAAAAGAGGAAAGATAGATGGTGAATTATTAAAAAAATATGGTGTTACAAATAAAACAACCGTGTTGTTTATGCATCATCCGCCGATGTTAAAACCTACTTATTCTAATGATCCTGATAATGATAAATCATTACTTAATCCGCTGGATATAAAATATCTACATGCGAAGTACGTATTTTATGGTCATATACATGGTGATAATATTTCTGATTTCGATGAAGAAAAAAACACATTATATGTTCCGGTTAGTGGGTTACTTAATAAAGGAAAATTTATAAAAAATGGTTTTACAGTATTGGATATTAAAAATGAATCGATGATGAATTGCTATAATTATGAATATAATGGGAACAGATTTTTTAAGACGATAGTTGGTTCATACAAAGAAGAAATTCAATCATGCAAATTACGTATAGAGATGCATGACTATAGCTTAGAATTAGAGAATACTATAAAAAGATTTTATAATCAGTATAATTGCGAAAGTGAAAATCTAGATATAATAAATATCATAGATGATAATGATTTTATTGTAATTTCTGGAGAAGCCGGCATAGGAAAGACTTTGGAAGCACGAAGAATATATCAGTATTATAAAGAAAATGAAGAATTTTATCCTATAATTATTGATTTAAGGTGTGCAACTGATGATTTAATTAAGGAATATTTAGATTACGCAAGTAATTTTAGAATAGATAATAAAGATGTAATGTTGATTGTAGACGGACTTAGTGAAGTTACATTAGGAATATCTGCTCAATTATTGCCGAAATTAAAAGAATTATCTTTATGTGACTGTCAATCGAAAATTATCGTAACTAAACGTAGTAATTTTGACGCTTATGATTATTTTGAGCATTATAAGGAGTTTCAGATAAAAGAATTTGATAATGGGGATGTAAGTGAATATATAGAAAAAAGAGGCGTCAAAGATAGTATTGCTTTTTATAATGCGTTAAAATCAGATAATTATAATTTTATTATCGGTAATCCTTTTTTATTGAAAGAGATTACAAGCTTGTATTTGGCTTATGGTAAAATGCCGAAATTTCAAGATTTTTTTCACCATGTTATTTCATTACGGTTTATTGAAGCAGATAAAAGAATAGATAATCAGTACAGACTTATGGATAATGAGTATGAATTGCTGACATCTTTAGAAGAGTTTGGGTTTGCTATGATGATTATGAATAAGCATCCGCTTGAAAATATTCATTATTCTAAATTGTTTAAAGAGTCGTTTCGAAAAATGCATAGTTATACAGGATTACTTGATTGCTATTCAAATTACTGCAGAGACTTCATCCATGATATTTATTCTGAGTACTTAGTTGCAGATTATTTATGTAAATTGGATTTGGAACAGTTACTTAAAATAATTACATATAATTATCAAGGAGAAGAAAGAGTAAAAAGAACATGGTATGATGTAGTGCGTAGGTTAATTGATATGCGCCTTGATGATGAGTTGCTTGTTTGGGTGTTGGATAATGATAATGAATTCATTTTTTATAATATACCTGAAAAAACAATTGTTGGTAAGCAAGCAATTTTATTAGTCAAAAAATTGATAAAAAAGTGTTGCGATAAGAATATGCCTGTCCATTTATTAGTTGCAGATGTAAAAAAATTTGTTGATGCATTTTCTTCTAAAGAAATGTGGGAGTATGTGATAGAAGAATTAAAGAGTCAGGATAATGAAAACACCTTGTATTCATTATTACTTTTCCTGCAATATGCAAAAGCGGGATATGATTCCGATATTGTGCAAAGTGTATTAATAAATATAATTAAAGAGAATAAAGTAAAGAGAATAAAATCAGCTGCTTTAAAAGCTTTGTTAAATATAAACGCAAATGCTAATGATTATCTTGAAATAATTATCAATGAATTTCACGACGAAAATGATAAAGTTGTAGTTAAAAATATTTTTGAGATGATTTGTAAGAGTGATAATCCGGATCAATACTATAACTATGCAATTGAAAAATTTGAACATTCAGATAAATCTTACATAGTTATTGGTTATAACGAATGTTTTCTTAAGTTGATTTCATCTTTGAAATATTTAGAAGGTATTTTGGATTGTATAATGGATATGTGTGAAAGCGATACTTTTGCCAACGTTTCTAATACAAATAAAATCTTTTATTTGCTTATCAATAAAATAACTCACTTCTATTTAGATGATACAGCAGATAAAGCTATGATTTTCGACCGAATGATAGAATGCTTTAAAAGTGCGTCATATCAGTTAGATGGTACAAAAACAAAAATAGTAAAAGATTTTTTTGTTAAGGTAAAAAAAGTTAATGATGCACTTCTCCAAATAATAAATGATGATAACAGTATTGTGTTTTATTCGTGTTTTGAAAATTTATTTGATTCGACTATGATAGAGACTGTGATAAATTGTTATAACGATGGTTCGTTATCAGATGATAGACTTATATGGTATGTGAATAGGTATTCTATTGTTGATCAGGATAAGAGTAAACTGATGGAGGCTTATAAAATCAAAAATGGTAGTGAAATTCCATTAATAGATAAACACAATTGGCAGAATAATCGGAAGTTTGGAGAAATAAAGTATTTAGAAAGCTTATTTGATAAGAAAGCATTTGAAAGCAAGCTGCATGAAATAGTTTCGCTTGTCGGTGCAAATTTTAAGATAAGTGATTTCTTTGATAAGTATTTTTCTGTTATATCAGATGAAAGAATTGATTTAAGAATGATAGGCAGTTTGATATATAGAATTGCGTGCAATACTGAATGTTATGTTGATCAGTTCTTTTCATACTATAATTGGGATGACATTCAATTTATTTCTTTAGTTGAGTTTTTAGAAACCAAAGATAAATTTGATTTGGATGATATACAAAGGCGATATTTACAAGAAAAATTTGAAAAAATAATAACTGAAGTCAATTTTGAAACTATTGATTATAAGAAATTTAATGATTATGATTCACGAATTTCATTGAATGTTAGATTTGTCATAACACTAATATCTAAGTATGACTTTCAGTGCGATGAAGAAACAATACTCGAAATGCTAATGATACCATGGTTTATGTTTAATGATTCTAACACAAGTGGTAGTTCAGCTGTACTTTCTTTTGTAGCTAGTATTATTAAGAATAAGAAAAAACTTCATGATAGGATTATTGAAAATTTACAATATAAAAATCTTAATATTTTTGCTCAAGAAACACATTTGATCTATTGCTTAGATAATAATATTTCAATAGCGGTGAA from Ruminococcus sp. HUN007 includes:
- a CDS encoding DUF2971 domain-containing protein is translated as MFGLLLDNRCKRNFNKETIDFLLKPVLNYNYQGGFLCNYEAEKYDDAISLMNEIYLSKNDGNDIHPLMYIKKYFSYDYFTKFQNSSLHNWGVASLTKNCVDDLMWTHYADSHTGICLAFELDCKEGSIVDYNNYFEPESLSYFHSNATLGNYIRFDKVKYTDEITKKNVFSLMECFTYGAANDIFSYYGGIDKYCDRESRIKNINEVLFEAGCTKKRKWNYEEEYRMVMFGLHDRYGKKASLKYRKTLLKGIIFGCKVDKSIKKEVIDRINDLYKDLSSKPIFYQAKYLNSTDEMIIIKA
- a CDS encoding metallophosphoesterase, coding for MEKGIDLQMKVVVLSDLHIDENCEWVNITQEMCRRVKNIIKQDEAIRFIILGDIINGIAGRSTDAVEKVYRIADEFIDYINDFFSNYNIGFYFVPGNHDLYVDSLEPFNDFIERHSKINSKSYRYTLKESIFYFEEENIRFILIDSNFERNFEKRGKIDGELLKKYGVTNKTTVLFMHHPPMLKPTYSNDPDNDKSLLNPLDIKYLHAKYVFYGHIHGDNISDFDEEKNTLYVPVSGLLNKGKFIKNGFTVLDIKNESMMNCYNYEYNGNRFFKTIVGSYKEEIQSCKLRIEMHDYSLELENTIKRFYNQYNCESENLDIINIIDDNDFIVISGEAGIGKTLEARRIYQYYKENEEFYPIIIDLRCATDDLIKEYLDYASNFRIDNKDVMLIVDGLSEVTLGISAQLLPKLKELSLCDCQSKIIVTKRSNFDAYDYFEHYKEFQIKEFDNGDVSEYIEKRGVKDSIAFYNALKSDNYNFIIGNPFLLKEITSLYLAYGKMPKFQDFFHHVISLRFIEADKRIDNQYRLMDNEYELLTSLEEFGFAMMIMNKHPLENIHYSKLFKESFRKMHSYTGLLDCYSNYCRDFIHDIYSEYLVADYLCKLDLEQLLKIITYNYQGEERVKRTWYDVVRRLIDMRLDDELLVWVLDNDNEFIFYNIPEKTIVGKQAILLVKKLIKKCCDKNMPVHLLVADVKKFVDAFSSKEMWEYVIEELKSQDNENTLYSLLLFLQYAKAGYDSDIVQSVLINIIKENKVKRIKSAALKALLNINANANDYLEIIINEFHDENDKVVVKNIFEMICKSDNPDQYYNYAIEKFEHSDKSYIVIGYNECFLKLISSLKYLEGILDCIMDMCESDTFANVSNTNKIFYLLINKITHFYLDDTADKAMIFDRMIECFKSASYQLDGTKTKIVKDFFVKVKKVNDALLQIINDDNSIVFYSCFENLFDSTMIETVINCYNDGSLSDDRLIWYVNRYSIVDQDKSKLMEAYKIKNGSEIPLIDKHNWQNNRKFGEIKYLESLFDKKAFESKLHEIVSLVGANFKISDFFDKYFSVISDERIDLRMIGSLIYRIACNTECYVDQFFSYYNWDDIQFISLVEFLETKDKFDLDDIQRRYLQEKFEKIITEVNFETIDYKKFNDYDSRISLNVRFVITLISKYDFQCDEETILEMLMIPWFMFNDSNTSGSSAVLSFVASIIKNKKKLHDRIIENLQYKNLNIFAQETHLIYCLDNNISIAVKNAVDLFKSTESEAIHRKDVAIKYLLKFKDEQFVDALISDQTEDEVLEYLVPYLKISNSKLISELLLRNQNSSDYFLFVRELIELNNVYGLKKYIDFVKEKLTIPELSDEFSGCDITFQLRKITDESLMADILSILPLAYTSNFNDKDDVWGLKASLDYVITNISRDKPEVIYGILNEYLNADELCDELKFRLNYYIQICENTFSTLTDGSWSFDQAYDYICARRKQRLEA
- a CDS encoding transposase, with the translated sequence MYDKFIIAIDVSDTELPNMPLLCEKYGGTGSKSSSPTARMSIAYDVMNDFIMSADFTEMSTGERELALIHIDEISRYMDLKSCLFIMDRGYASEELIKVLSKQSTSGFLDHNVSC